Proteins encoded together in one bacterium window:
- a CDS encoding AAA family ATPase codes for MAKGGSVDAVEAAAKLERLSDAARSVEDQLARAIVGQEEVVEQLLVALFSHAHALLVGVPGLAKTLMVSSLARALDLSFRRIQFTPDLMPADITGTDVIQPDPETGQRTMQFLRGPVFANLILADEVNRTPPKTQAALLESMQEHQVSIGDTTYPLPDPFFVLATQNPIEQEGTYPLPEAQLDRFMLEIRIGYPKRDEEERIVARTTGRDEPEISPVLNAEEIIELQGLIREIPAAPHVVSYAVNLARASRPEDPTAPEFIKRWVAWGAGVRAGQYLILGAKARAALRGRPAASVDDVRDLAHAVMRHRVLINFNAEAEGVHSDEIISRLLEVIGNE; via the coding sequence GTGGCGAAGGGGGGTTCCGTGGACGCCGTGGAGGCCGCGGCCAAGCTCGAGCGGCTGTCCGACGCCGCCCGGAGCGTCGAGGACCAGCTCGCCCGCGCCATCGTCGGGCAGGAGGAGGTCGTCGAACAGCTCCTGGTGGCTCTGTTTTCCCACGCCCACGCCCTCCTGGTCGGGGTGCCGGGGCTGGCCAAGACGCTCATGGTGTCCAGCCTCGCCCGCGCCCTGGACCTCTCCTTCCGTCGCATCCAGTTCACCCCCGACCTCATGCCCGCCGACATCACCGGCACCGACGTCATCCAGCCTGACCCGGAGACGGGTCAGCGGACGATGCAGTTCCTCCGCGGGCCGGTCTTCGCCAACCTGATTCTGGCCGACGAGGTCAACCGCACCCCACCTAAAACCCAGGCCGCCCTCCTGGAGTCCATGCAGGAGCACCAGGTCTCCATCGGCGACACCACCTACCCCCTGCCCGACCCCTTCTTCGTCCTGGCCACCCAGAACCCCATCGAGCAGGAGGGGACCTACCCCCTGCCCGAGGCCCAGCTCGACCGCTTCATGCTGGAAATCCGCATCGGCTACCCGAAGCGGGACGAGGAGGAGCGCATCGTCGCCCGGACCACGGGCCGCGATGAGCCGGAAATAAGCCCCGTTCTGAACGCGGAGGAGATAATCGAGCTACAGGGGCTGATTCGGGAGATTCCGGCCGCGCCGCACGTTGTCAGCTACGCGGTGAACCTGGCCCGTGCGAGCCGTCCCGAGGACCCCACGGCGCCGGAGTTCATCAAGCGCTGGGTGGCCTGGGGGGCGGGGGTTCGCGCCGGGCAGTACCTGATTCTCGGGGCCAAGGCCCGGGCCGCGCTCCGGGGGCGTCCGGCGGCGTCGGTGGACGACGTGCGCGACCTGGCCCACGCCGTGATGCGCCACCGGGTGCTGATCAACTTCAACGCCGAGGCCGAGGGGGTCCACTCCGACGAAATCATTAGTAGGTTATTAGAGGTTATTGGAAACGAATAA
- a CDS encoding DUF366 family protein, producing MFQTRFIPSELVYDGTQLATHWPRRTAGVAGDCVVAFLGPAEVPTENLVDLEDRRAGERITAGRMLHLVGVWFGRTLAETVLRQRLYVFLTAERLRLRGVDVLVEGDDIYTPDRRKLSVSIATISPLAGLVHIGLNDDPTGAPVPAVGLAELGVGAADFARELLDVFEETERGLAFAAAKVRAVE from the coding sequence ATGTTTCAAACCCGATTCATACCGTCGGAGCTCGTCTACGACGGAACCCAGCTCGCCACACACTGGCCGCGCCGGACGGCCGGTGTGGCGGGTGACTGCGTCGTAGCCTTCCTGGGGCCGGCCGAGGTGCCCACCGAGAACCTGGTGGATCTGGAGGACCGCCGGGCCGGGGAGCGCATCACCGCGGGGCGGATGCTCCACCTCGTCGGGGTCTGGTTCGGGCGGACGCTGGCGGAAACGGTTCTGCGCCAGCGCCTGTACGTCTTCCTGACGGCCGAGCGCCTCCGGCTCCGTGGTGTGGACGTGTTAGTCGAGGGCGACGACATCTACACGCCGGACCGGCGAAAGCTCTCGGTTTCCATCGCCACGATCAGCCCCCTGGCCGGGCTCGTCCATATCGGCCTCAACGACGATCCGACCGGTGCCCCGGTGCCTGCGGTCGGATTGGCCGAGCTGGGTGTCGGGGCGGCCGATTTCGCCCGCGAGCTGCTGGACGTTTTCGAGGAGACGGAGCGCGGCCTCGCGTTCGCCGCGGCCAAGGTCAGGGCGGTGGAATGA
- a CDS encoding sugar phosphate nucleotidyltransferase — protein MQAVILAAGRSTRTYPLTVRTPKALYEVAGHSIIELNLRAVEGLVDEAVIVVGFMGEKIIRRLGSSYRGIRLRYVEQKEQKGTGHALLCAADKIAGEALVLMGDDLYRDENFEELFEYPNAVLAQRVTDPDRFGVFTVEGDRVTGVHEKPARFVSDLANTGCFKINADFLRLLTTLEPSERGEIEMTGAAAKLAAEGKLNWVESNGGWYAIGYPWHLLEANTRLIQDRPLQRFNVKARLLGDVHRCVTVNILEDSWIGRGCILTDRVMISRNCYLHPGVQIMNRTTVGPNTQIAGGTQIGNCLIGANVQIGRRCLLTRCVIGDGATLGDAVTAFCDPPPDGKIYSTVKGERVEVDLPKFGAVIGPDAYVAPMTVLMPGVKIAAGARTEFGEVVQGDKGEIWPESE, from the coding sequence ATGCAAGCAGTCATCCTTGCCGCCGGACGGAGCACCCGCACTTACCCCCTGACCGTGAGGACCCCCAAGGCCCTCTACGAGGTTGCCGGGCACTCCATAATCGAGCTGAACCTGCGCGCCGTCGAGGGCCTGGTGGATGAGGCCGTCATCGTCGTCGGGTTCATGGGAGAGAAGATAATCCGGCGCCTGGGTTCCAGCTACCGGGGCATCCGGTTGCGCTACGTGGAGCAGAAGGAGCAGAAGGGGACGGGGCACGCCCTTCTGTGCGCCGCCGACAAAATTGCCGGCGAGGCGCTCGTGCTCATGGGCGACGACCTCTACCGCGACGAGAATTTCGAGGAGCTGTTCGAGTACCCCAACGCCGTCCTGGCCCAGCGCGTCACCGACCCCGACCGCTTCGGGGTCTTCACCGTGGAGGGCGACCGGGTCACCGGCGTCCACGAGAAGCCCGCCCGGTTCGTCTCCGACCTGGCCAATACCGGCTGTTTCAAGATTAACGCCGATTTCCTCCGGCTGCTCACCACGCTGGAGCCGAGCGAGCGCGGCGAGATAGAGATGACCGGAGCGGCCGCCAAGCTGGCCGCCGAGGGCAAGCTCAACTGGGTCGAGTCCAACGGCGGCTGGTACGCCATCGGCTACCCGTGGCACCTGCTGGAGGCCAACACCCGCCTGATCCAGGACCGGCCGCTGCAGCGGTTCAACGTAAAGGCGCGCCTCCTGGGCGACGTCCACCGCTGCGTCACCGTGAACATCCTCGAGGACTCCTGGATCGGCCGCGGGTGCATCCTCACCGACCGGGTGATGATCTCGCGGAACTGCTACCTCCACCCAGGGGTGCAAATCATGAACCGCACCACGGTGGGGCCCAACACACAGATAGCCGGCGGGACCCAGATCGGGAACTGCCTGATCGGGGCCAACGTGCAGATAGGCCGGCGCTGCCTTCTGACCCGGTGCGTCATCGGCGACGGGGCGACGCTGGGAGACGCCGTGACCGCCTTCTGCGACCCGCCGCCCGACGGAAAAATCTACTCCACGGTCAAGGGCGAACGGGTGGAGGTGGACCTGCCGAAGTTCGGCGCCGTCATCGGCCCCGACGCCTATGTGGCGCCGATGACCGTGCTGATGCCCGGGGTGAAAATCGCCGCCGGGGCGCGCACAGAGTTCGGCGAGGTCGTCCAAGGCGACAAGGGCGAAATCTGGCCGGAGAGTGAGTGA